The Brumimicrobium sp. genomic interval ATATCATCCTTTGATTGTGCCATTCTATCACCTCCTGCCAGTAATACTTCTTCCTTATAAGAGAAGGAAAGTGTAATAAGGCTTCCAATGATGAAAAAACCAAGAAACACAAGAGGTACTCTCAAACGTTCATTGTCTGCTGTAGGATTTTTCTTAATTTCCATACTATCTTTATTTATCGTATCAAAAATATAATAAATTTAGATTCTATTACAATTTCGATATATAATTTTAAATATTAACCACCCAAATATACAACCAATTCCATTAGCAATCAAATCGAGCAGCTCAAAAAATCGGAAGGGAACATAAAATTCTTGTATAATTTCTAATATAAAACTCAACAAAAAACTACCCAAAATTCCAATTCTAAATGCTTTTCGATTTAAATTATCTGATATATTCTGCCTCTTTAATCCTATTATCCAAAACAAAGATAAAAAGGTATATAACAAAAAATGTGCAACTTTATCTACTCCTTCAAATATGGAAAAATTAGAAAAATTAGAGCCAGGAATGACACTAATAAATATCACAAAAATTGTCCAAAGAATACTCGGAAGTATGAATCGAAACACGTTTTAGCCTATCAAAGCTTTATATCCATCTGCATCAAGTAAATTATCTAAATCAGATGCATTCCCCATTCTTACTTTAATAATCCATCCTTCTCCATATGGGTCAGAGTTAACTAAATCAGGATTAGATTCAATATTTTCATTAAATTCAATAATTTCTCCAGAAACAGGCATAAATAAATCTGATACTGTTTTAACTGCTTCAATAGATCCAAAAACTTCTTCTTGCTCTAAGGTTTCTCCAGCTGTTTCAACTTCTACAAAAACAATATCTCCTAATTCGCTTTGCGCAAAATCAGTCACTCCAATTGTAACTGTATTTCCTTCAACCAAACACCATTCGTGGTCCTTTGTGTACTTTAAATTTCCTGGTATGTTCATGCTTAATAAATTTAAGTCTCAAATGTAAAATTTTTAAATGATTTTATCTTGCTTTTCCTAAATATTTTCCAATGATTAAAATAATTCTAACTAAACTACAAAATTAAATCTGAGAAAGTCTTCGTAGATGGAAAACGTTCTAGAATTACTTTAAGAACCACCGTAATAGGAATAGAAAGTATCATTCCTGGAATACCCCAAACAAAGCCCCAGATAGACAACATAACTAAAATTGAAATCGTATTCATAGAAAGAGATTTACCCATTAAAATAGGTTCTAAAATGCCACCTCCTATAGTTTGTATGGCAATTAAGAGAAGCGTAAAAAATATAAGTCCTCCCGTAAAACCCATTTCTATTGTTGCAAATAAGCTAAGCAAAACTACTGATAAAATCGGTCCGACAACTTGGATGAAATTTAATAAAAAGGCAAGTACCCCCCAGAATATTGGGAAACTCACCCCAAAAGAATACGCAACTACACTATAGGCAAATCCTGTAATGGCACTAATAATTAGTTTCACTAATACAAAGACTAGAATATTCTTTTCTAATTTACGATAGGCTTCTTTGGAGGTATTCATTTCTTTAAAAATTAAACTCTCTAGAACTTTCTCAACATCAATAGAACCAAATAAAAATAAAACCATAAAAAATAAACTCATCAGAAGAATCGAAATGAAGTTTATGGCAAACGAAAGCCCATTATTTACATTTCCTAGGAGAAAAGATCGAACTTTATCACTTTTAAAGAAAGCTGTAATTTGCTCCTGAGCTTCATCCATTTCTATTCCTAAAATATCTAATGCTTTATCTGTTATTTCATTCATTCGATACGTTGCATTATCAATAAAACCTGCATCTACACTTTCTAATTCTTCAGTAGCTAAATAAACAACTTCATAAGCACCTCTCGCTATTACTGAAATGACTAATACAATAAAAATCAACCCAAAAAGTCGGGGCAATCTTTTACTAGTAAACCAACGCATTAAGGGGGAAAATAATAGTGCTCCAAACAGTCCAAAAGCTAATGGAATAAAAATAAAAGATAATATATTAAAGAGATATAAAACAAGGGAAATTACAATTATCAGCAAGAGGTTTTGTATAGACGACATTTCTTCAAATTTTAGATATTGTGAAAGTAAGCATATTTAGTTAAAGAAAGAAGTGAATGAATTAGAAATACAACCTGCCATTCACCCATTCGGAATCTAATTTTGCCCCAACAGATTTGTAAAATTCAATGGCAGAACTATTCCATTCAAGCACTTGCCAATCCATTCGTTTTGCACCACTATTTTTAGCTTCTTCTATGAGCTTAGAAAATAAAGATTTACCAATTCCAAGGCGTCTATATGCTGGATCGATTATGATGTCTTCCAAATACAATGATCTTCCATACCACGTAGAATAAGAAGTATAGTAAAGAGCTATTCCAATAATATTTTCTTCAGATTCTGCTACAAAACAAGCGCAAATACCATCTTGGAATAAGTCAATAGCTAATTGTTCTGCTGTATTGATAACTTGATGTGGTTCATTCTCAAATTCGGCTAACATCTTAATCAAAGCTAGGATAGCGCCTTCGTCTCCTTGTTTAGCCTTTCTAATATGATATGCGGGTGTTGACATGTTTATAAGCCACCCAAATTGAAACGTAATCTGATACCAGAAGAAATATTTCCTGTCACATAAGATGTGGCGATTTTTGGTGTATTCAATTGTTGGTCATAATACAAGGAAACCGTCAAATATTTAGTAACTAAATAATCTAAGGTAGAACGGATAGACATTACCTTTTGACCTGCAGTAGCTTGTGTTGTATTCTCAATTATCTTACGAATTACTGTTAAGTTATCTCGAATAGAGAAATCAAATCTGAAATTCAAATCAGAAGGTTTTAGTTTATTTCCTTGGAAAGTGAATGGTAATCTAAATTTAGTGAATTTATATCCTACACCAATAATATATTCCGTTCCAGTCATTTCTGTTACTTGGTTATTAGATAACGCCAGCGAAGCCGAACGTTCTTTATTAATCTCAAATTTGGTTAATAATCCATTTCCTCCAACTTTCCATGTAGCATCAAATCCAAATAAAGGTGCAAATCGTTCAGAAATGGTAATATTCTGAACTTGCTGACTTGGAATGAAGTTATTATTGATATCTCTCGCTGTGAGGTTGCCATCATCATCTTGCATAGATTTTAAGTTTGTCTGCATTCCTGCAACTGTTACTGAAGAAGAATATCCATGTCTAAGCGTAAAGTTTTGTACCGCTTTTTTCGCAAATGGGAATTTAGAAAGGCCATTATAGGAGATATTCCAATTTGGAAGAGGAATATTTCGCAATGGTGAAATAGATCTTTTATTCACTTTTCTACCTGAAAACGTAGATAAGAATGCGCCGATAATTACATCTTGTTGAGCTGGTCCATATCCATCTTTATACCCCGAACTATCTGAAATACTATTAGGATTTCCAGCCCCTAAGAAAGCTGAAACTTCTTGACGTTTGTCACGCATATTCGTAAATAACTGAGATTTATATTCTTTCGTTAATCTTTCAAAGGCTGATCCTATGGAGATTGTGGAATAAGTTACAGTCGTACTTAAGAATCTACTTTGACTCTCAAAAGTTAGCAAACTATCAGAAAAACGATAGAATTCTGAAGAGTTCTGTGTGAATTTTCTATCCATCGTCAAATCAATCTTTAAATCACGGATAGGCTCTAAACTTGCTTTAATGTTATAATTCTGACTATGAATAACTGTGTGTTGGGTATTCAATCCACTTGTATCTACAATATATCCTTTATCGCCTGCATACGGTGCAATTCTAAATCCATTTTCTTGTCCAAATACATTTCGCTCTTGGTCACCAAAAGCAAAGCGGAACATACGGCCATCCCCAAATGTGGTACCATTCATACCAAAAAATTGAGCTTCTTGGTTAAATCCAGGTAGTAAAATACCATCATTTTGAGCATAGGTTCCTGATATAGATCGTACACTCATAACCAATCGTCCCATAAAACCAGCAACTGGATGGAAAGGTTTTCCATATTTTTCTTTATATCTTTCTTCACGTTCTTGCTGCTTCTCAAGTTGCTCATTCTGCTTTTCTAGTTTTGGTTGTTTACTTTCAAGTTTCTTCTCAACTTTTGCTAATTCCTGGTTATGTTTTGCTAATTCTTCAGGACTTAACTTATCTACCTTCACTTTATTCAACTCTTTTTGTTTCTGTTCAAGTTCTTTTACTTTTTTGGCTAATTTACTATTGTTCTTAGGAGTCGTTTTTCCTTTTGAAGCACCTCCAGAAGATTTATTATCACCTCCTAAAGTATTCCTACTTACAGCAGCAGTTCTACCTCCTCCGTCTGAGATAATTTTATTTAAGAATTTAGACTTTTTATAGAGAGTTAACATATTCAATTGTGCTGTTGCATTAATTGTTCTACTATTCTGAATAGTATTTCCGAAGGCTTCCATACCTAAATTAGGCCTGTTCCATTCATACGAACCGCTATAACGTATGTTAGAATTAATGAAGTCTAAAGCAGGTATTTTGCTAAATGGTAAAGTGTAAGTAATATTATACATTTGGTTATAACGCATAGCACGCCCCAAAGTACTCATCTGAGATTTAATGGAGTCTTGGAATACACGATAATTGTCCGGATTTTTCTTTCTATCAATTTGTCCTTCTGGTTCATCAAAAATGGAATTATTGCTAGCCGTAAAATCAAACTTTAAACTTTTCGAGATATCGTATTGGAAATTGAAATCTCTGTTCCACATGAAATTCTTTAGATAAATTGGTTGGAATTCAAAGGCAGTATTTGGAATATTATTTCTAATCTGTCTTTCGTTGTAATTACGAATAATATTGTTTCGTACACTTATATTTTTAGGCCCTAAATACAAATTGAAAGAACGAATAATATCCCACCATTTTGATTTTTTCATAAACTCAACATTCTTAAATGGCTCCCACAGTTTTGGCGATCCGTTAAATGAATAGTCGAGTCCTCCTTTCCAGATTTTTGTTCGATCGTAATTCGTTCTGAAATCTCTATGTAAATTTTCACTATACCCATAGTTAAATGAGAAGTTACTAATATTCCAAATACGAGACTTACCTCCAGGTTTTTGTTGGCGACGTATATTTGTGAAATTATAAGATTTACGCTCGTCAAATTCCTGACCATCTCTCATACGCTTTCTTCGTTCTTCTCCATCATACGATGTTAATTCAACATCTGGATTATATGGATCATATTGAGGATTAATTGTTCCAACTGAATATGTATATAAGAACGGAATATCAATTCTTGCCTTCTCACCTAATAATTGACCTAATTGTGCATTTGCATTAACATCTAAATTCAAACGATTATCACGTTGTCTTTCAGAAACTCTGCTATCTATACTTCCCCAGTTCATACCACTGTATGCCCCAGCAACTTTAACGGAAGCAAAATCTGCAATTTGCACATCCATCTGTGCCAAAGCAGCAGAACCTCCTTTATTATCAAACTCAGTTAAACGTAATTCGTTTACCCAAACTTCTACACATTTTGCAAAGCCATCATCTGGTTTCCAAGGATTATCTCCATTTTGCGCTGGATTACGAATACCAATCATTATGGTTTTTACATCTGCCAGATTCGGATTTCCCTTCACCTTAATCATACGTTTCGGGTGGTTCACATTATTATTGTCAGATTTGCCCGGTTGATGATCAACCACTTTCGTATATTCTACATTGTAGGCTGCTCCAGTTCCCGGACTCTCCATGGCTCTATTTCGTTCTTTTTTCAGAGCAATTAACTCTTCAAATACGACACGAACATTATTCTCCTCTGGCCAAATAGCCAAATCCGATTTAGCACCCCATGGTGTCTTCTTGACGGGTATCTCGTATTCGTAATAATTTTCCTTAAAATCAGTTCCTAACCTGACAAAGACCGTGACATCATAGTTGTTGAGCGGTTTCGTTGGGTCCACTTCTTCTCCATGCACAAACATTTCTAGGTTCTTATACCGGAGCATATCCATACCGACATTTTTGGTGGCAGCTCGCGCATCTCCATCCTTTAAATCACAAACCTCGAGTGTCATAGATTGTTCATTTAACTGACGTTGATATTGCTGAGAAGGGTCAATTTCTCTCAAAATTCCAGGAGGAATTACATAATTAATTGGCTCTCTTTGGTCATGTTCTTCAATATTTACAGCTCCAATATCAAATGCTGTTAAATCAGGATCAGTTTGAATACCATCACCAGGCTGTGTTAAACTCTCTCTGAACTTTCTCCACTCACTTCGCACCAACTCTAGCTTAGCAAAACGTAGGGTTGTTTGTTCTCCAAATTCATTTAAGAACATACGCATAAAACGAATGGAACGAAAATCAGAAATTCCATTTACAGCCTTCTGAGGATTACGAATTGGAATTCTAAATTGATACCATTTGTAATTCTTAGAGCCCTTTGAATATTCACGGGTGTTGATGATATAGTTCTGACCAACATTTAAATCACTCTTGTGAAGAGAAACTTTATATTGAAAATAACTTTCAGATTCACTCAGGTTATTATCTCTATTTATATCTTCCATATCAGGCGTATTAGTAGCCTGAGTATTATATCCATCTGAATTAATCAACTTTGACATTTCAGGAGTTGGAGAGTTTCCTTCATGTCCATTCCAATATTTATATCTTCGAATTACACCATATTTATTTTGGTCATATCTATCATCACGATAATAGGTATAATCATCATTAGAAACGTCTTTCAACATTCTGTCTTTTGCTTGTTGAGAAAGTACTGGATTATTTTGAATCCAAGTTACATAATTTGCAAAGGCTGTCTTTTCCTTATCTGAACTATATCCGTCTAATCCAACGTCTTGCTGAGCACGTGTATCAGGGTCATTGTCAAAAGCATTCACAACAACTTGTTGAGTAGATATCCTTGCCCATTTTGTATAATCAATATTTTCAGTGTTGGAATATTCTCTAGGAAGTCCATTTTCAAAACTTTTCCTAGAATCTGGTAATATATCTTCTGATAAATTTCCTAAGTTAAAATAAAGATTTCCTCCTACATTGGTTCCATCAGGATCTTGATCATTATTAAATGGATCTAGCAGCCAAAATTGGATGTACTCCACATTTGTTCGCTCAAAATCAGTGGTTGTTAATGAACGCATGATTCCAGCCCATCTGCTTTCTGGATTGATAAAGTCACCATCAGAATTAACGGTATTGGTTGTATCATAATTATACATACCTCTTTCTTTTGGATAATAAGTTAAATCCAAGGTTGTAATATTGGTGATTTCTCCTAAAGCAGGATTATTATTTGGGAATAAATCGGTCTTATTTACATAAGCAACATTCATATTCTCAGTTTCTGCAGGATTTTCAGCTATATTTTTTGGAGTAGTTGACGTATTTCTATGGAAAGTAGAATAGTCAATTACATACCACGACATGTGTGCTCGATTAAAGCCAGCACGTAAATCATTTTTTAAATTGGCTTCAGGAAACATATCTGGTTGTCCATGTGGAATAGAAGCTAATTTCCAAGATGAAAAATTCTTTAAGTCGATAGTAGATTGGCTACCTTCAAAATCGTCAACATACGAAATACCATCCTTTGTAATTGCACGTGGAGAACCTGGAATCAAGTGAGCAGCTTCAGCATTTAATGTTAAATAGGATTTTTGTTTCGTAGAGATGGTTGGAATAAGGTTGATTAACTTAGTTAAGAAAGGTAACTCTGTTCTATAAGAAAGATTTACACCAACCACATTATTTTTATACGGTTCCTCACCAATATCTACTTTTTGTGTAATTGGTTTTTCCGCTTTTCTCATCCATGTAAATCCTATATTAAAGTCAGGGTTTACCATATAATTGAGGTGAGTACCCATTAACGATTTATTTTGGAAACCAAAGACCGAATTGCTTTCTATAGAGATTTTAATATCTGCATTAGATTCTAAAACAGCAGAGTTTAGAATTTTTACTCTCCCTAAGTTATAATCTACTGTAAAGTCAGAGCCTTCTTGTAAGCGAATACCACCTGCCGTAACAACTACAGAACCTTCTGGTACATTCAATGCATTCAATGGAATTTCATCTGTAACAGAGGATTCGTATTTACCAACAAAATAAAAACGATTTTTCTTTGGTATTTGCTGGGCTGAGATTTTAGTTGAATCATATAATTCCGTAAACGCTACATTATTGGCAATTGGAGCTAAACCTGCACCAATCATTTCTTTCTTTACGGTTTCCCCAAACGGTTCCACAGTACTAAAATAAATACGTCCATTCTTAGTATTAATCGTACCTCCATTCGTGGCTCTATTTCCTTCAAAAGTTATAGGCATAAAATCAAAAACCCCATCCATTTGTGCGCGGTTATTTTGATTTAATCTATCCATGCCTACTACATCAATTACCTGACGATCATCTAGACCTGGGTAAGGAAGAAAATTCACCAACAAACTGTTTTCGGGATTGTTGTATAAGATATCTAATCTGAATCCTTGTTGACTTACTTGATATGCCCCAATAGAATACACGTTTTTCATCATTAAATCCCAAAGTTTATTCTTTGGATTTGTGATGGTTGGCTTTAATAATTTTAAGAATAGAGCATTTGTTCCAATGATTCCATCTGTCGAAAAATCTCCCACTTGATAGGTTTTCCCTGAATAGGTATATTCATACGCAACAGCCAAAACCTCATCATTATCCAGAGGCATATTTAAGGAGATAAAACCTAATTGTGCATTATATGTAAATTCTCTTTCATCTAATCTACGAGCATTTTCAACCTTCTCATATTCCACAGATTGACGGAAGGGACCTGGAGTTGAAACCTGAGTTTCTAAGGCAGCAACAGCATTATTAAAACTACGAATTGCTGAATTTCCACTTAGGAAATTGTATAATCCATTTGATTTATTATCAGGCAATTCATTACTGGAAGGGGAACCTGGGTTCCCTGACCAATTGCTTGACTTATTTTCTCCTAAATCTGTAAAAGCTAAAATGTTACGTGTATCTTCTGTTTTATTTGATTGATTTGTTACCCATACCTCAATACGTGTAATATTTACAAGAGAATTTACAACCGGAACAGTTTTCATTGCTTCATCATAATGATCTCTATGATAATAGTTTAAAAAATAGTGTCGGTTTGCCTCATATTCATCAGCTTTTAATTTAAAGTCTTTAACTTGTGCCCCTCCTTTGATATTCATCTCCTGTTTTTGCCCACGAGAAGTAGAAGCAATAGCATCAATAGTTAATCTTCCAAATTTCAATTTTGTATATACTCCAAATAGGGTTTGAGAACCTTGAATTAACGAAGTTTGAAGAGGCATAGAAACATTACCTGCTTCAATTTTTTGCAAAATTTGGTCTTCATTTCCTGACCATTCAAGTTTGGTAATATTATCAAAACTGAAAGAAGCTTTGGTATTATAGGAAGCACTTAGTTTTAGCTTAGTTCCAATTTGCCCTACTAAGTTCATTTGTATTTGCTGTTGAAAATCAAAACGAGTTATACGCCTATCTTTTTCTGGAATAGCCGGGTTATCGTAACGAGCGGAATTTACCCCTAGGGAAATCTCTATACTTCCTTCTGGACGAATTTGAATTTCATCTGATCCAAAAATATTAGCAAAAAGAGGACTATCAATCTTAATAGGAGGAATTAATCCCCGTTCTTCTTTGTTCTGAGAATCAATTTTTTCTTTCCAATAATCCGAACGATTTTTACTGTCTTCATATTGAATATACTCCTCTAATGTCATCATAGAAGGATTCCTATAATCCATTCCATTGAGTTGCTCTTGAAAAATATATTTTCCTGTTTTAGGATCATAGACAATTGTCTTTTTTACACTCGAAGGGTCCCCAAGATCAAAACTTTGTTTGTTGTTTCCTGTAGGGTCGTAAGGATTATTTATGGGATAAGGAAGATTATGTGTTGTGTCAACCTGTCCAAAAACAGTTAAGGGAATAAGGTATAGCAACACTATCCAGTATTGTTTCACAACGGTATTTTGTGTCTGTTTTCTCACTCCAAATCGCAAAGTTATAAAACTTTCAATGCATCCTTAATTAAAGTTTCAATTGTGTGCTCATCTCTAATGACTTTGGAGATAGCTTTATCGGCTGCCTTTTTGTCAAAGCCAAGAGAAATTAGTGCAGTTAACGCATCAAAACGCATTGTATTGTTTGAAACGGAAATATTTTCTGTGATAGAGCTAAATTTTAACATCTTATCTCTCAAATCAACAATTACTCGTTGTGCAGTTTTTCCTCCGATTCCTTTCACTTTTTGTATAGTAACAACATCTTCTGTGGTAATGGCTTGTGCAATTTCAGAAGTAGTAAGTCCGGATAACATCAGAATAGCTGTGCTAGGTCCAATTCCAGAAACAGAAGTTAAGAGATTAAACATTTCCCGTTCATCTCTTTCTTTAAAACCATACAAAATTTGGGCATCTTCTCGCACTACAAATTGGGTATATATTTTTATCGTATCAACCTCTCCGATAGAAGAAAAAGTATTCAAAGATATTTTAACCTCATAACCAATTCCTCCACATTCAACTACTAATGATGTGGCGGTTTTTTCTACTAATTTTCCGTTTAGGTAGGTAATCATAGTTACTTATTTTGTGCGTCAACGACAGCGATTTTAACCATATTTACAATTTCACGAACAGATGCTCCTAATTGTAGTACATGTATAGGTTTTTTCAATCCTACCAAGATAGGTCCTATTACTTCTGCGCCCATCATTTCTTGCAATAATTTATAGGAAATATTTCCAGCGGCCAAATTAGGGAAGATAAGTGTATTCACTTTTTTATTAGCCAACTCAGAAAAGGAGAATTTATCCATAAGCATTTCATTGTTTAAAGCAAAATTTGCTTGGATTTCTCCGTCTGCCGTAAGTGTAGGATATTTATCTCGGATAATTTCAATAGCTCGTGCCATCTTCTCAGCATCTTTACCTTTCGCAGAACCAAAATTGGAGTATGATAGCAAGGCGATTACTGGCTGAATATTTAATTTCTGTACCGTTTTTGAAATATTATACGTGATTTCTGCAATTTCTTCAGCAGTTGGATCCAAATTTACGGTAGTATCCGCAAGGAACATAGGTCCTCTTTTCGTGATTAGGATATACATCCCCGAAACTTTATTTACTCCATCACGCGTTCCAACTACTTGCAAAGCAGGTTGTAAAACATCTTTATATTTTCTAGTAATTCCTGAAATCATAGCGTCAGCATCTCCCACATTAACCATCATTGCACCAAAATAGTTACGCTCTCGCATAATTTTGCAAGCTTCAAATTCGGTAAAACCTTTGCGTTGACGAGAAAGGAAGAACTCATGTCCATATTTGTCTTTACGTTTTGCTTCACTCTTATCTTTAGGATCTAAAATCTTAACATCATCTCCAAATTCCATTTTGTATTCTTTGATGAGGTTTTTAACTGTCTCCTTTCTACCTAATAAGATAGGAATACAAACACCTTCTTCATAAGCCGTTTCTGCCGCTTTTAAAATTTTATAGTTATCTGCCTCTGCAAAAACAACGCGTTTTGGATTATTTTCAGCTTTTTCTGTAATCTTACGAACTAGCTTATTATCAATACCCAATCTGTTTTTTAGTTCATTCTCGTATGCTGTCCAATCTTTAATTGGTTCTCTGGCAACTCCTGAATCCATAGCTGCTTTTGCAACAGCGGGAGAAATTGTATAAATAAGACGAGGATCTAGTGGTTTAGGAATCAACGATTCTCTACCAAAGGTTAATCCTTTCTCACCATACGCTTCACTCACCTCATCAGGAACAGATGCTTTTGCTAAATTGGCAATGGCATACACTGCAGCCAATTTCATTTCTTCATTGATAGTTTTTGCTCTTACATCTAAAGCACCTCTAAAAATATAGGGAAACCCTAACACATTATTCACTTGATTAGGATGGTCTGAACGACCTGTTGCCATGATGACATCTTTTCGTACACTCATCGCTTCCTTATATCCAATCTCAGGAGTTGGATTTGCTAAAGCAAAGACAATTGGGTCTTTTGCCATGGATTTAACCATTTCTTTAGCAACAATTCCTCCTTTAGATAAGCCCAAGAAAACATCTGCTCCTTTCATTTCAGTTTTTAAATCTGAATTTCGAGCATGTGTAGCAAAAAATTTCTTTTGCTCACTCAATCCTTTTCGTTTCTTATGGATTAAGCCCTCACTATCAAACATATAGATGTTTTCAGGTTTTGCTCCTAGGGTAACATATAATTTAGCGCAACTAATAGCTGAAGCCCCTGCACCTGAAACAACAAATTTGCATTTTTCAATCTTTTTATTGGTTAATTCTAAAGCGTTTAGAAGTCCAGCCGCCGAAATAATTGCCGTTCCATGCTGGTCATCATGCATAATAGGAATATCTAACTCTTCTTTTAAACGGCGTTCAATTTCAAATGCTTCCGGTGCCTTTATATCTTCAAGGTTAATTCCTCCAAAAGTAGGAGCTAATGCTTTAACTGTTTGAATGAAAACCTCAGGGTCACTTGCATCTAATTCTATATCAAAAACATCTAAATCTGCAAATATCTTAAATAAAAGTCCTTTTCCTTCCATGACTGGCTTTGCAGCAGCAGGACCGATATTTCCAAGTCCTAAAACAGCTGTTCCATTCGTAATAACTCCAACTAAGTTCGATTTAGCAGTGTATTTATATACATCATGTGGATTCTTCGCTATTTCCAAACAAGGCTCTGCCACTCCTGGAGAATATGCCAAAGAAAGGTCTCGTTGTGAACTATAAGGTTTTGTTGGAATTACCTCTATTTTTCCTGGCTTTCCATGTGAATGGTAGTCTAGTGCGTCTTGTTTTCGTATTTTAGCCATTGTTTTTGTATTTTACAAAAGAGCAAAATTAATAAAAAGCGCAATATTTAACTATTTTAGTATAATGAAAGAAAAAATAATTGTTTTTACAGGAGCAGGGATAAGTGCAGAATCTGGTTTGGGTACCTTCAGGGACTCTGGTGGACTCTGGGAAAAATATGATATACATGAAATAGCTACTCCTGAAGCATGGCATAAAAATCCTGATTTAGTAAATGAGTTTTATAATATGCGTAGA includes:
- the sprA gene encoding cell surface protein SprA, giving the protein MKQYWIVLLYLIPLTVFGQVDTTHNLPYPINNPYDPTGNNKQSFDLGDPSSVKKTIVYDPKTGKYIFQEQLNGMDYRNPSMMTLEEYIQYEDSKNRSDYWKEKIDSQNKEERGLIPPIKIDSPLFANIFGSDEIQIRPEGSIEISLGVNSARYDNPAIPEKDRRITRFDFQQQIQMNLVGQIGTKLKLSASYNTKASFSFDNITKLEWSGNEDQILQKIEAGNVSMPLQTSLIQGSQTLFGVYTKLKFGRLTIDAIASTSRGQKQEMNIKGGAQVKDFKLKADEYEANRHYFLNYYHRDHYDEAMKTVPVVNSLVNITRIEVWVTNQSNKTEDTRNILAFTDLGENKSSNWSGNPGSPSSNELPDNKSNGLYNFLSGNSAIRSFNNAVAALETQVSTPGPFRQSVEYEKVENARRLDEREFTYNAQLGFISLNMPLDNDEVLAVAYEYTYSGKTYQVGDFSTDGIIGTNALFLKLLKPTITNPKNKLWDLMMKNVYSIGAYQVSQQGFRLDILYNNPENSLLVNFLPYPGLDDRQVIDVVGMDRLNQNNRAQMDGVFDFMPITFEGNRATNGGTINTKNGRIYFSTVEPFGETVKKEMIGAGLAPIANNVAFTELYDSTKISAQQIPKKNRFYFVGKYESSVTDEIPLNALNVPEGSVVVTAGGIRLQEGSDFTVDYNLGRVKILNSAVLESNADIKISIESNSVFGFQNKSLMGTHLNYMVNPDFNIGFTWMRKAEKPITQKVDIGEEPYKNNVVGVNLSYRTELPFLTKLINLIPTISTKQKSYLTLNAEAAHLIPGSPRAITKDGISYVDDFEGSQSTIDLKNFSSWKLASIPHGQPDMFPEANLKNDLRAGFNRAHMSWYVIDYSTFHRNTSTTPKNIAENPAETENMNVAYVNKTDLFPNNNPALGEITNITTLDLTYYPKERGMYNYDTTNTVNSDGDFINPESRWAGIMRSLTTTDFERTNVEYIQFWLLDPFNNDQDPDGTNVGGNLYFNLGNLSEDILPDSRKSFENGLPREYSNTENIDYTKWARISTQQVVVNAFDNDPDTRAQQDVGLDGYSSDKEKTAFANYVTWIQNNPVLSQQAKDRMLKDVSNDDYTYYRDDRYDQNKYGVIRRYKYWNGHEGNSPTPEMSKLINSDGYNTQATNTPDMEDINRDNNLSESESYFQYKVSLHKSDLNVGQNYIINTREYSKGSKNYKWYQFRIPIRNPQKAVNGISDFRSIRFMRMFLNEFGEQTTLRFAKLELVRSEWRKFRESLTQPGDGIQTDPDLTAFDIGAVNIEEHDQREPINYVIPPGILREIDPSQQYQRQLNEQSMTLEVCDLKDGDARAATKNVGMDMLRYKNLEMFVHGEEVDPTKPLNNYDVTVFVRLGTDFKENYYEYEIPVKKTPWGAKSDLAIWPEENNVRVVFEELIALKKERNRAMESPGTGAAYNVEYTKVVDHQPGKSDNNNVNHPKRMIKVKGNPNLADVKTIMIGIRNPAQNGDNPWKPDDGFAKCVEVWVNELRLTEFDNKGGSAALAQMDVQIADFASVKVAGAYSGMNWGSIDSRVSERQRDNRLNLDVNANAQLGQLLGEKARIDIPFLYTYSVGTINPQYDPYNPDVELTSYDGEERRKRMRDGQEFDERKSYNFTNIRRQQKPGGKSRIWNISNFSFNYGYSENLHRDFRTNYDRTKIWKGGLDYSFNGSPKLWEPFKNVEFMKKSKWWDIIRSFNLYLGPKNISVRNNIIRNYNERQIRNNIPNTAFEFQPIYLKNFMWNRDFNFQYDISKSLKFDFTASNNSIFDEPEGQIDRKKNPDNYRVFQDSIKSQMSTLGRAMRYNQMYNITYTLPFSKIPALDFINSNIRYSGSYEWNRPNLGMEAFGNTIQNSRTINATAQLNMLTLYKKSKFLNKIISDGGGRTAAVSRNTLGGDNKSSGGASKGKTTPKNNSKLAKKVKELEQKQKELNKVKVDKLSPEELAKHNQELAKVEKKLESKQPKLEKQNEQLEKQQEREERYKEKYGKPFHPVAGFMGRLVMSVRSISGTYAQNDGILLPGFNQEAQFFGMNGTTFGDGRMFRFAFGDQERNVFGQENGFRIAPYAGDKGYIVDTSGLNTQHTVIHSQNYNIKASLEPIRDLKIDLTMDRKFTQNSSEFYRFSDSLLTFESQSRFLSTTVTYSTISIGSAFERLTKEYKSQLFTNMRDKRQEVSAFLGAGNPNSISDSSGYKDGYGPAQQDVIIGAFLSTFSGRKVNKRSISPLRNIPLPNWNISYNGLSKFPFAKKAVQNFTLRHGYSSSVTVAGMQTNLKSMQDDDGNLTARDINNNFIPSQQVQNITISERFAPLFGFDATWKVGGNGLLTKFEINKERSASLALSNNQVTEMTGTEYIIGVGYKFTKFRLPFTFQGNKLKPSDLNFRFDFSIRDNLTVIRKIIENTTQATAGQKVMSIRSTLDYLVTKYLTVSLYYDQQLNTPKIATSYVTGNISSGIRLRFNLGGL
- the ruvA gene encoding Holliday junction branch migration protein RuvA; translated protein: MITYLNGKLVEKTATSLVVECGGIGYEVKISLNTFSSIGEVDTIKIYTQFVVREDAQILYGFKERDEREMFNLLTSVSGIGPSTAILMLSGLTTSEIAQAITTEDVVTIQKVKGIGGKTAQRVIVDLRDKMLKFSSITENISVSNNTMRFDALTALISLGFDKKAADKAISKVIRDEHTIETLIKDALKVL